In Coriobacteriaceae bacterium, a single window of DNA contains:
- the purE gene encoding 5-(carboxyamino)imidazole ribonucleotide mutase — protein MADQKPVVGIIMGSKSDLGVMEGCTAELEALGVPYELVIASAHRTPAKVHDWASTAADRGIKVIIAAAGKAAHLGGVVAAFTPLPVIGVPMKTSDLGGMDSLLSMVQMPSGVPVACVAINGAKNAAIYATQILGACDPEYRKVIEKMKQEMADA, from the coding sequence ATGGCAGATCAGAAGCCGGTTGTCGGGATCATCATGGGTTCCAAGTCCGATCTGGGCGTTATGGAAGGCTGCACCGCCGAGCTCGAGGCACTGGGTGTGCCCTATGAGCTCGTCATTGCGAGCGCGCACCGCACGCCGGCGAAGGTCCACGACTGGGCTTCGACTGCCGCCGATCGCGGTATCAAAGTGATTATCGCCGCCGCCGGCAAGGCCGCTCACTTGGGTGGTGTCGTGGCTGCCTTTACGCCGCTGCCGGTTATCGGCGTGCCTATGAAGACGAGTGACCTGGGCGGTATGGATTCGCTGCTGTCGATGGTGCAGATGCCTTCGGGCGTGCCCGTGGCCTGCGTTGCCATCAACGGTGCCAAGAACGCCGCCATCTATGCCACACAGATTCTGGGTGCTTGCGACCCCGAGTACCGCAAGGTTATCGAGAAGATGAAGCAGGAGATGGCTGACGCCTAA
- a CDS encoding sortase produces the protein MSDYQGKRFKASQIPDPSKPGAARAAQQGRTSSPQQPRAPRPVTPATHRRQDAPAAYRPSSYSSAKKPPRSSSHAAPSDRTEPPRKKRHSIIPILLIIIGIGLIVAAAAIFINAQIGYKQASDSYQKIEKQYVSDKDASGVPIIDFDALAQTNPEIVGWIYVPGTNINYPVVQTNNNSKYLNTLFDGTSNASGAIFLDSDDTAPGMVDQQTTIYGHHMNDGSMFNVISDTTDQATFDSIEFVYYITRDATYKLRPLATKVVEDTYAKARTPNFEGDDGLKNYLSEMLDGASAVASDATDRAASATKVVTLVTCRSLSLSNTRAVMVLTPVDE, from the coding sequence ATGTCCGATTATCAGGGAAAACGATTCAAGGCTTCTCAGATTCCCGATCCGTCGAAGCCGGGTGCTGCCCGTGCGGCACAGCAGGGTCGGACATCCTCTCCTCAGCAGCCGCGCGCGCCGCGCCCCGTGACACCGGCGACGCATCGTCGACAGGACGCGCCGGCCGCATATCGTCCTTCGTCTTATAGCTCCGCTAAGAAGCCGCCCCGGTCTTCATCGCATGCCGCGCCGTCGGATCGCACCGAGCCGCCGCGCAAAAAGCGCCACTCCATTATTCCCATTCTGCTCATCATCATCGGTATCGGTCTGATTGTCGCCGCCGCCGCTATTTTTATTAATGCCCAGATTGGCTATAAGCAGGCGAGCGATTCGTATCAGAAAATCGAGAAGCAATATGTAAGCGATAAGGACGCCAGCGGCGTGCCGATTATCGACTTTGATGCGCTTGCTCAGACGAACCCCGAGATTGTGGGTTGGATTTACGTGCCGGGAACCAACATCAACTATCCCGTGGTGCAGACCAACAACAACTCCAAATACCTCAACACGCTGTTCGATGGCACGTCTAACGCCTCGGGTGCCATCTTCTTGGATAGCGATGACACCGCGCCGGGAATGGTCGACCAGCAGACCACGATCTACGGCCACCATATGAACGATGGGTCGATGTTCAACGTGATTTCGGACACCACTGATCAGGCGACGTTCGATAGCATCGAGTTTGTGTATTACATCACACGGGATGCTACGTATAAGCTGCGACCACTGGCGACCAAAGTTGTCGAGGACACGTATGCCAAGGCGCGCACGCCCAATTTTGAGGGCGATGACGGGCTCAAGAACTACCTGTCCGAGATGCTCGACGGTGCCTCTGCCGTGGCGAGTGATGCCACCGATCGTGCCGCTTCGGCAACCAAGGTTGTAACGCTTGTGACCTGCCGTTCACTGTCGCTGAGCAACACGCGCGCTGTCATGGTGCTCACGCCCGTTGATGAATAA
- a CDS encoding discoidin domain-containing protein: MKGSAVLVATAATLVFANPQQAIATPLKGVDSATVSQSASNVVDIDFADGIKGRITFLEDGIFRYNVDPKGEFSEYATPRSKSHTAKIQAQPDTSDTYSKPSATVADKGDTIEITGGKATVILDKATGKMSIKSGDRVVVSESASLDLDKKGTVQTLAKEKSENFFGGGTQNGRFLHTNQTIAISNTNNWTDGGVASPNPFYWTSDGYGVLRNTFAEGSYDFGSTDSSTVTTLHSENEFDAYYFVATNEGASNVATEMLQDYYKVTGNPVLLPEYGFYLGHLNAYNRDGWSTTSGQKKWETKGSKSSSEKGDVKYESGMSTGYKLDGILAAETLNGEGPTVDTENMKATDFDRQFSARQVIDDYEDNDMPLGWFLPNDGYGAGYGQNGYYKTGGVNSDGASSADRLNAVRANVDNLKKFTEYANSKGVSTGLWTQSNLEPDSNPETPWHLLRDFDAEVKTGGITTLKTDVAWVGSGYSFGLNGIKTAYDTVTTGANKRPNIITLDGWAGTQRFGGIWTGDQYGGNWEYIRFHIPTYIGQSLSGNPNIGSDMDGIFGGDPIISARDYQWKTFTPSMLDMDGWGTYRKSPMTHGDPYTGISRFYLKLKAQLMPYIYTSAASAANIDTGNGDAGLPMIRAMLLSDNSEYAASTSTQYQYMFGENFLVAPVYQDTQADENGNDIRNGIYLPNYGTDENPTIWIDYFSGKQYRGGQVLNNYEAPLWKLPLFVKANAIVPMYAENNNPEAVSDTNTKGTDRSQRIVEFFATEGDGTFTQYEDDGSSIENNTTEDDSYGTIDNISYGEHVSTVYSSKAAGGTATFTAEASQGGYNGYDSNRTTTFVANVSAKPTSVVAKNGGSALNVVEVDSQETFDAATPEAGQAVYFYSETPNLNHYGSDADGTEAEQGESFNNTKITTNPKVYVKFAKTDVAAAAQTLELGGFVNADATLTADRLNENLSAPTNLAAPEDATTPTSIKLTWGKVDGATSYDLKVDGTVFAVGDAAEFTHTDLAYNSKHTYQIRSRNAEGYSAWSDVLEANSALDPWRNVPDAEEITWEGSLYGSHKAERAFDHEFQSGDGGFHSGGNDLGKALTVDYGRAYKLDKLEYYPRDDAGNGTVTKMRVETSLDGVHWTSQEVDWARSADCKTVAFDGTVAARYVRMTPLASVGNFFSASEIAIYKTDGTDGFAVGSNLNKATISDGDYSNMKNYLGLENREPDTPTFGSQIRDHFADLNDNGVYDVYDYSFTMAGLDGGTKQKGKVAGSLAVIPSKTEVEAGDEITVDVYAADAKNVNALGALVNFKSDQFEFVSESIAQDGSTAGMENLSREKVQFADRTQTINLAFANRGDGKLYNGTGAVASFKLKAKTAGKVELPSTSWLIGPACDALEFASDGTVTMPDVPQPTVAEYGQDAFNITMTNDELTTDDGTNVEKLIQQKSYNALFDNNEGDNGFEFLWDWSGNWDSEGKLPSYVKLPTTMTFAFKTPSKLDSVEVVNRNGGNGTVQKIKAVVTFEDGSTQEFAGGEYDSFRARYAFGLSAENKGKKATKVEVTPLEASGDQMLTLREVNFNYTQGVEAIEGVELGKNQTEFFEGDVTLVDAKATPESAGYPYVTVESSDPSVVSVSAVQAGDSVSYYLRANKAGKAKITVASVLDPSKTASYEVEVKAGVDTSALVAALSKAMGYSESVYTKDSYAALTTAVEAARKLLDGGQGSYSKKDVADATAKIEKAIDGLKMRPVDEKILINTPENRKNVKVAGFSSEADYEGSNAVNALDGDERTLWHSDWAHGTGMPQYLSVDLGRDYDLTDVTFLPRQDGGTNGDIFEAEILVSDTADGYEMGTAASMGTFAFDNDGRVLTDRGDWKQMSFGAARGRYVTVKVIHAGGGDVDAYCSMAELKFYGTAVPDPVAKDDLATAIEKVDAEVAAGDLKAGDYTEASWTALENALASARAILSDEDATQDEVDQALRALESARGALEKTPVVPVENPTKKQLKALVKQAKETDTRGKTDESVKALTDAITYAEDVLGDENASDTQLQAAYDQLKLAIESLRDADSGNQGGSGNQGSGNGSNGGNQAGKPAGDKAQGSKKNGSAIPNTGDQTAATVVTVGGLGAIIAAIGAFFHRRSKAK, encoded by the coding sequence GTGAAGGGAAGCGCGGTCCTCGTTGCCACTGCAGCGACGCTCGTGTTTGCCAATCCCCAGCAGGCGATTGCCACGCCACTCAAGGGCGTCGACTCGGCGACCGTGTCCCAGTCTGCCTCGAATGTCGTCGACATCGATTTCGCTGACGGCATCAAGGGCCGTATTACGTTCCTCGAGGACGGTATTTTCCGTTATAACGTCGACCCCAAGGGTGAGTTTTCCGAGTACGCCACGCCGCGCAGTAAGTCCCACACGGCTAAGATCCAGGCTCAGCCCGATACCTCGGACACCTACAGCAAGCCGAGTGCGACGGTTGCCGACAAGGGCGACACTATCGAGATCACCGGCGGAAAGGCGACCGTGATCCTGGACAAGGCGACTGGCAAGATGAGTATCAAGTCAGGCGACCGTGTCGTGGTTTCCGAGTCCGCGTCCCTCGACCTTGATAAGAAGGGTACCGTCCAGACGCTCGCCAAGGAGAAGTCCGAGAACTTCTTTGGCGGCGGCACCCAGAACGGACGCTTCCTGCACACCAACCAGACCATCGCCATCTCCAACACGAACAACTGGACCGATGGCGGCGTTGCCTCGCCCAACCCGTTTTATTGGACGAGTGACGGCTACGGCGTACTCCGAAACACGTTTGCAGAGGGTTCCTACGACTTCGGTTCCACGGACTCATCGACGGTCACGACTTTGCACAGCGAGAATGAGTTTGATGCCTACTACTTCGTGGCGACCAACGAGGGCGCTTCGAACGTGGCAACCGAGATGCTGCAGGACTACTACAAGGTGACCGGTAACCCGGTACTGCTGCCCGAGTACGGGTTCTACCTTGGTCATCTTAATGCCTATAACCGTGATGGCTGGTCAACGACCTCGGGTCAAAAGAAGTGGGAGACCAAGGGCAGCAAGTCCTCGAGCGAGAAGGGCGACGTTAAGTACGAGTCTGGCATGTCGACGGGCTACAAGCTCGACGGCATACTTGCGGCCGAGACGCTCAACGGTGAGGGCCCTACGGTTGATACCGAGAACATGAAAGCGACCGATTTCGACCGCCAGTTCTCTGCTCGTCAGGTTATCGATGACTACGAGGACAACGACATGCCGCTCGGCTGGTTCCTGCCGAACGACGGTTACGGCGCCGGCTATGGCCAGAACGGTTACTACAAGACCGGCGGCGTCAACTCCGACGGAGCGAGCTCGGCCGACCGTCTTAACGCTGTGCGTGCCAATGTCGACAACCTTAAGAAGTTCACCGAGTATGCCAACTCCAAGGGTGTGAGCACGGGCTTGTGGACCCAGTCCAACCTTGAGCCCGACAGCAACCCTGAGACCCCGTGGCATCTGCTTCGCGACTTCGACGCCGAGGTCAAGACGGGAGGCATCACTACCCTTAAGACCGACGTTGCCTGGGTTGGATCTGGCTACTCCTTTGGTCTTAATGGCATCAAGACAGCTTATGACACGGTGACGACCGGCGCTAACAAGCGCCCCAACATCATCACGCTCGATGGTTGGGCCGGCACGCAACGCTTTGGTGGCATTTGGACCGGCGACCAGTATGGCGGTAACTGGGAGTACATTCGCTTCCATATCCCCACGTATATCGGTCAGAGTCTTTCGGGCAACCCCAACATCGGCTCCGACATGGATGGCATCTTTGGCGGCGACCCCATCATCTCTGCGCGTGACTACCAGTGGAAGACGTTCACGCCCTCTATGCTTGACATGGACGGTTGGGGCACCTACCGTAAATCGCCCATGACGCACGGCGATCCCTACACAGGCATCTCGCGCTTCTACCTCAAGCTCAAGGCGCAGCTCATGCCCTATATCTACACGAGCGCGGCCTCGGCGGCCAACATCGACACGGGTAACGGCGATGCCGGCCTGCCCATGATCCGCGCCATGCTGCTTTCCGACAACTCCGAGTACGCCGCAAGCACTTCGACGCAGTACCAGTATATGTTCGGTGAGAACTTCCTAGTGGCACCGGTGTATCAGGATACCCAGGCAGACGAGAACGGCAACGACATTCGCAATGGGATTTACCTCCCCAACTACGGCACCGACGAGAATCCCACCATCTGGATCGATTACTTCTCGGGTAAGCAGTATCGCGGCGGCCAGGTTCTCAACAACTACGAGGCTCCGCTTTGGAAGCTGCCGCTGTTTGTGAAGGCCAACGCTATCGTGCCGATGTACGCCGAGAACAACAACCCCGAGGCCGTGAGCGACACCAACACCAAGGGTACCGACCGCAGCCAGCGTATCGTCGAGTTCTTCGCCACCGAGGGCGACGGCACCTTTACGCAGTACGAGGACGACGGCTCCTCCATCGAGAACAACACGACTGAGGACGATTCCTACGGCACGATCGACAATATCTCCTACGGTGAGCATGTGAGCACCGTCTACAGCTCCAAGGCCGCAGGCGGCACCGCGACCTTTACCGCCGAGGCCTCGCAGGGCGGCTACAACGGCTACGACTCCAACCGCACCACGACCTTCGTGGCCAATGTGTCCGCCAAGCCCACGAGCGTTGTCGCCAAGAACGGCGGATCCGCACTCAACGTGGTTGAGGTCGACTCGCAGGAGACCTTTGACGCCGCGACCCCCGAGGCCGGCCAGGCGGTCTACTTCTACAGCGAGACCCCCAACCTCAACCACTACGGCAGCGATGCGGACGGCACCGAGGCCGAGCAGGGCGAGAGCTTCAACAACACCAAGATCACCACGAACCCCAAGGTCTACGTCAAGTTCGCGAAGACCGATGTTGCTGCAGCGGCGCAGACGCTTGAGCTGGGCGGTTTCGTGAACGCCGACGCCACGCTCACAGCCGATCGCCTCAACGAGAACCTCTCCGCACCCACGAACCTTGCTGCCCCCGAGGACGCCACGACCCCAACGAGCATCAAGCTCACCTGGGGAAAGGTCGATGGTGCTACCTCCTACGACCTTAAGGTCGACGGCACTGTGTTTGCCGTGGGTGATGCGGCCGAGTTCACGCACACCGACCTCGCCTACAATAGCAAGCACACCTACCAGATTCGTTCGCGCAACGCCGAAGGTTACTCCGCCTGGAGCGATGTGCTCGAGGCGAACTCCGCACTCGATCCGTGGCGGAACGTCCCCGACGCCGAGGAAATCACCTGGGAGGGCTCACTTTACGGCAGCCATAAGGCCGAGCGCGCCTTCGACCATGAGTTCCAGTCGGGCGACGGCGGTTTCCACTCCGGTGGCAACGATCTGGGCAAGGCGCTTACCGTTGACTATGGACGCGCTTACAAGCTCGATAAGCTCGAGTACTATCCGCGCGATGACGCCGGCAACGGCACCGTGACCAAGATGCGTGTTGAGACGAGTCTCGATGGCGTCCACTGGACGAGCCAGGAGGTCGATTGGGCACGTTCCGCTGATTGTAAGACGGTAGCGTTTGACGGCACCGTGGCCGCCCGTTACGTGCGCATGACACCGCTCGCCTCGGTCGGCAATTTCTTCTCCGCGTCCGAGATTGCCATCTACAAGACCGACGGCACGGATGGCTTCGCCGTGGGCTCCAACCTCAACAAGGCCACGATCTCCGACGGAGACTACTCCAACATGAAGAACTATCTGGGCCTCGAGAATCGCGAGCCCGATACCCCGACGTTCGGTTCGCAGATCCGCGACCACTTCGCCGACCTCAACGATAACGGCGTTTACGACGTCTACGATTACTCGTTCACCATGGCGGGTCTTGACGGCGGCACTAAACAAAAGGGCAAGGTCGCAGGTTCGCTCGCGGTGATTCCGAGCAAGACCGAGGTCGAGGCCGGTGATGAGATCACCGTTGATGTCTATGCGGCCGACGCCAAGAACGTCAACGCCCTGGGCGCTCTCGTCAACTTCAAGAGCGACCAGTTCGAGTTTGTGTCCGAGAGCATCGCGCAGGACGGCTCGACTGCCGGCATGGAGAACCTGTCTCGCGAGAAGGTCCAGTTCGCGGACAGAACGCAGACTATCAATCTCGCCTTTGCCAACCGCGGCGATGGCAAGCTCTACAACGGTACCGGCGCGGTGGCGAGTTTCAAGCTCAAGGCCAAGACCGCCGGCAAGGTCGAACTGCCCTCGACATCTTGGCTCATCGGTCCGGCATGCGACGCGCTTGAGTTTGCGAGCGACGGCACGGTGACGATGCCGGATGTTCCTCAGCCAACGGTCGCCGAGTACGGTCAGGATGCCTTCAACATCACGATGACCAACGATGAGCTCACGACCGACGACGGGACCAACGTCGAGAAACTTATCCAGCAGAAGAGCTATAACGCGCTGTTCGATAATAACGAGGGCGACAACGGCTTTGAGTTCCTATGGGACTGGAGCGGCAACTGGGACAGCGAGGGTAAGCTTCCGAGTTACGTGAAGCTTCCCACCACGATGACATTCGCATTTAAGACGCCGTCGAAACTCGATAGTGTCGAGGTCGTTAACCGCAACGGTGGCAACGGAACCGTGCAGAAGATCAAGGCTGTCGTGACGTTCGAGGATGGCTCGACCCAAGAGTTCGCGGGCGGGGAGTACGATTCCTTCCGGGCTCGCTACGCCTTTGGCCTCTCTGCCGAGAACAAGGGCAAGAAGGCGACCAAGGTCGAGGTCACGCCGCTTGAGGCATCGGGTGACCAGATGCTCACACTGCGTGAGGTCAACTTCAACTACACGCAGGGTGTCGAGGCCATCGAGGGTGTCGAGCTAGGCAAGAACCAGACCGAGTTCTTTGAAGGCGACGTTACGCTCGTCGACGCCAAGGCCACGCCTGAGAGCGCCGGCTACCCCTATGTGACGGTCGAGAGCTCCGACCCCTCCGTGGTAAGCGTCTCCGCTGTTCAGGCTGGCGATAGCGTGAGCTACTACCTGCGTGCCAACAAGGCCGGCAAGGCAAAGATCACGGTGGCGTCGGTACTCGACCCCTCCAAGACCGCATCCTATGAGGTCGAGGTCAAGGCTGGTGTCGATACCTCTGCGCTCGTGGCAGCGCTTTCCAAGGCCATGGGCTACAGCGAGTCCGTCTACACTAAGGATTCCTATGCAGCTCTCACCACTGCGGTCGAGGCGGCTCGGAAGCTCCTCGACGGCGGCCAAGGCAGCTATAGCAAGAAGGATGTCGCAGACGCCACAGCCAAGATCGAGAAGGCAATCGACGGCCTCAAGATGCGCCCTGTCGATGAGAAGATTCTCATCAACACGCCCGAGAACCGCAAGAACGTCAAGGTGGCCGGCTTCTCGAGTGAGGCCGACTACGAGGGCAGCAACGCCGTCAACGCTCTCGACGGCGACGAGCGGACGCTTTGGCACAGCGACTGGGCCCATGGGACCGGTATGCCCCAGTATCTGAGTGTCGACCTGGGCCGCGACTACGATCTCACCGACGTTACATTCCTGCCGCGCCAGGACGGCGGCACTAACGGCGATATCTTCGAGGCCGAGATACTGGTCTCCGACACTGCCGACGGTTATGAGATGGGCACCGCCGCGTCGATGGGTACGTTCGCCTTCGACAACGACGGCCGCGTGCTCACCGACCGTGGCGACTGGAAGCAGATGAGCTTTGGCGCCGCGCGCGGTCGCTACGTGACCGTCAAGGTGATTCACGCCGGCGGTGGCGACGTTGATGCCTACTGCAGCATGGCGGAGCTCAAGTTCTACGGTACGGCCGTCCCCGATCCGGTGGCGAAGGATGATCTCGCTACCGCGATCGAAAAGGTTGATGCCGAGGTTGCTGCCGGCGACCTCAAGGCCGGTGACTACACCGAGGCCTCCTGGACGGCGCTCGAGAACGCCCTGGCGAGCGCCCGCGCCATCTTGAGCGATGAGGACGCCACGCAGGACGAGGTCGACCAGGCGCTCAGGGCGCTCGAGAGCGCCCGCGGCGCGCTCGAGAAGACCCCGGTGGTCCCGGTCGAGAATCCGACTAAGAAGCAGCTCAAGGCCCTGGTCAAGCAGGCGAAGGAGACTGACACCAGGGGCAAGACGGACGAGTCTGTCAAGGCCCTGACGGATGCCATTACCTACGCCGAGGACGTCTTGGGTGATGAGAATGCTTCCGACACCCAGCTCCAGGCGGCCTATGACCAGCTCAAGCTGGCCATTGAGAGCCTCAGGGATGCCGACTCCGGCAACCAGGGCGGCTCGGGCAACCAGGGTTCCGGCAATGGCTCGAACGGCGGCAACCAGGCGGGCAAGCCCGCAGGCGACAAGGCCCAGGGCAGCAAGAAGAACGGTTCGGCGATCCCCAATACCGGCGACCAGACGGCGGCGACCGTCGTGACCGTCGGTGGTCTTGGCGCCATCATCGCCGCGATCGGCGCTTTCTTCCATCGTCGCAGCAAGGCCAAGTAG
- the carB gene encoding carbamoyl-phosphate synthase large subunit, producing MPKRTDIKRILVIGSGPIVIGQACEFDYSGAQACKVLKEDGFEVILVNSNPATIMTDPGLADRTYVEPITAEFIERVIKKERPDALLPTLGGQTGLNAAVELAKDGTLDKYGVEMIGCDLAAIERGEDRKLFNEAMAEIGLEVARSGYAYSVADAEAIAERVGYPCVLRPSFTLGGAGGGIAHTHEELVSIVSQGLELSPAHEVLVEESIEGWKEYEMEVMRDHAGNGIIVCSIENLDPMGVHTGDSITVAPAQTLSDLEYQRMRVASLAILEKIGVETGGSNVQFAVNPQTGRLIVIEMNPRVSRSSALASKATGFPIAKAAARLAVGYTLDEIVNDITKATPACFEPTIDYCVVKVPRFAFEKFKGTDPTLTTRMKAVGEIMAIGRTFEEAFGKAMRSLEDGHQGICAGGKEGADKLSDDELAQAVGTPTEHRIFFVVEALRRGWDIARIHTICGIDPWYLNRINDMVQVQESIRGLRVEDIDADAMRLLKQYGTSDAEIAALTGSDERFVRAYRKGLGVVPSMKTVDTCAAEFSSATEYHYKTYENIYRTSPVAKKCVAPDETTPASKPKAMILGAGPNRIGQGIEFDYCCVHASYALAARGFETIMVNCNPETVSTDYDTSDRLYFEPLTYEDVMDVIDVERPDGVVVTLGGQTPLKLARMLEESGVNIMGTKPDAIDFAEDRERFAALLDKLGIMYPPAGQATSFEEAEAVAAHIGYPLLVRPSYVLGGRGMMIAYDAEHLRDYMAEAARISPDYPVYLDRFLEGAIESDVDALCDGEEVYIGGILEHIEEAGIHSGDSATCIPPFSFSESLQAKLRETTRRIAMALGVRGLVNVQYAIKGETVYVIEANPRASRTVPFISKATGVPLAKCAARIMAGDSIASLGLPSDERQLDWFCMKEAVMPWGRFPGADVILGPEMKSTGEVMGIAKSYPEAYAKTQLAIDYRLPDPSCGKVFISVCDRDKRHILSVARILRYLGFDICSTEGTARVLRGGNVTCEIVEKISGPHDGERPNIGDLIADGKIAVIINTPYGPGSRGDGYLLRTEAVRRGVTCVTAMSAANTYVSAIEAVREDQQGHGSANDMGMDVIALQDLPQHTV from the coding sequence TCCTCGTCATTGGCTCGGGCCCCATCGTCATTGGCCAGGCCTGCGAGTTCGATTACTCCGGCGCCCAGGCCTGCAAGGTGCTCAAGGAGGATGGCTTTGAGGTCATCCTGGTCAACTCCAACCCGGCGACCATCATGACCGACCCGGGCTTGGCCGACCGCACCTATGTCGAGCCCATCACCGCCGAATTTATCGAGCGCGTGATCAAGAAGGAGCGCCCGGATGCGCTGCTGCCCACGCTGGGCGGCCAGACCGGTCTGAATGCCGCCGTCGAGCTGGCAAAGGACGGCACACTCGACAAGTACGGCGTCGAGATGATCGGCTGTGACCTTGCCGCCATCGAGCGCGGTGAGGACCGCAAGCTCTTTAACGAGGCCATGGCCGAGATCGGCCTGGAGGTCGCGCGCTCGGGCTATGCCTACAGCGTGGCTGACGCCGAGGCCATCGCCGAGCGTGTGGGCTATCCCTGCGTGCTGCGTCCGAGCTTTACCTTGGGCGGCGCCGGTGGTGGCATCGCGCATACTCACGAGGAACTCGTCTCCATCGTGAGCCAGGGCCTTGAACTCTCGCCTGCCCATGAGGTGCTGGTCGAGGAATCCATCGAGGGTTGGAAAGAGTACGAGATGGAGGTTATGCGTGACCACGCCGGCAACGGCATCATCGTGTGCTCCATCGAGAACCTCGACCCCATGGGCGTGCATACCGGTGACTCCATCACCGTGGCGCCGGCGCAGACCCTCTCCGACCTTGAGTATCAGCGCATGCGTGTCGCCTCGCTCGCTATCTTGGAGAAGATCGGCGTCGAGACCGGTGGCTCTAACGTGCAGTTTGCCGTGAACCCCCAGACCGGCCGCCTGATTGTCATCGAGATGAACCCGCGCGTGAGTCGTTCGTCCGCGCTGGCCTCCAAGGCCACGGGCTTCCCCATCGCCAAGGCCGCCGCTCGCCTGGCCGTGGGCTACACGCTCGACGAGATCGTCAACGACATCACCAAGGCAACGCCCGCCTGCTTTGAACCCACGATCGACTACTGCGTGGTCAAGGTGCCGCGCTTTGCCTTCGAGAAGTTCAAGGGCACCGACCCCACGCTCACCACGCGCATGAAGGCCGTGGGCGAGATCATGGCGATCGGCCGCACCTTTGAGGAGGCCTTTGGTAAGGCCATGCGCTCGCTGGAGGATGGACACCAGGGCATTTGCGCTGGCGGCAAGGAGGGTGCCGATAAGCTGAGCGACGATGAACTCGCCCAGGCTGTGGGCACCCCGACCGAGCACCGTATCTTCTTTGTGGTCGAGGCTCTGCGTCGTGGCTGGGATATCGCGCGCATCCACACCATCTGCGGTATCGATCCGTGGTACCTCAACCGCATCAACGATATGGTGCAGGTCCAGGAAAGCATCCGCGGCCTGCGCGTGGAAGACATTGACGCCGACGCGATGCGCCTGCTCAAGCAGTATGGCACGAGCGATGCCGAGATTGCCGCGCTGACCGGCTCGGACGAGCGCTTTGTTCGCGCTTACCGTAAGGGTCTGGGCGTGGTCCCCAGCATGAAGACAGTCGACACCTGCGCCGCCGAGTTCTCGAGTGCCACGGAATACCACTACAAGACCTATGAGAACATCTACCGCACGAGCCCGGTCGCCAAGAAGTGCGTTGCTCCCGACGAGACCACGCCGGCAAGCAAGCCCAAGGCGATGATTCTGGGTGCCGGTCCCAACCGTATCGGCCAGGGTATCGAGTTTGACTACTGCTGCGTGCATGCGAGCTATGCGCTGGCCGCCCGCGGCTTTGAGACCATCATGGTCAACTGCAATCCCGAGACCGTCTCGACCGACTATGACACGTCCGACCGCCTGTACTTTGAGCCGCTTACCTACGAGGACGTCATGGACGTTATCGATGTCGAGCGCCCCGACGGCGTCGTAGTGACGCTCGGCGGCCAGACCCCGCTTAAGCTGGCACGCATGCTCGAGGAGAGCGGCGTGAACATCATGGGTACCAAGCCCGACGCCATCGATTTTGCCGAGGACCGCGAGCGTTTTGCCGCCTTGCTCGATAAGCTGGGCATTATGTATCCGCCGGCGGGCCAGGCCACCTCGTTTGAGGAGGCCGAAGCCGTTGCCGCGCACATTGGCTACCCGCTGCTGGTGCGTCCGAGCTATGTGCTGGGCGGTCGCGGCATGATGATCGCCTACGATGCCGAGCATCTGCGCGATTACATGGCCGAGGCTGCGCGCATTAGCCCTGACTACCCGGTGTATCTCGATCGCTTCCTGGAGGGTGCGATCGAGTCTGATGTCGACGCCCTGTGCGACGGCGAGGAGGTCTACATCGGCGGCATCCTGGAGCATATCGAAGAGGCCGGTATTCATTCCGGTGACTCCGCGACCTGCATTCCGCCGTTCAGCTTTAGCGAGAGCCTGCAGGCGAAGCTCCGCGAGACCACGCGCCGCATCGCGATGGCGCTGGGCGTGCGCGGTCTGGTCAACGTGCAGTACGCCATTAAGGGCGAGACCGTTTACGTGATCGAGGCCAACCCGCGCGCCAGCCGTACCGTGCCGTTTATCTCCAAGGCCACCGGCGTGCCGCTGGCCAAATGCGCGGCGCGCATCATGGCAGGCGATTCCATCGCGAGCTTGGGCCTGCCGAGCGACGAACGTCAGCTGGACTGGTTCTGCATGAAGGAAGCCGTTATGCCCTGGGGTCGTTTCCCGGGCGCCGACGTCATCCTGGGGCCCGAGATGAAGTCGACGGGCGAGGTCATGGGTATCGCTAAGAGCTATCCCGAGGCATACGCCAAGACGCAGCTGGCGATCGACTACAGGCTGCCCGACCCGAGCTGCGGCAAGGTGTTCATTAGCGTGTGCGACCGCGACAAGCGCCACATCCTTTCGGTCGCGCGTATCCTGCGTTACCTGGGCTTTGACATCTGCTCCACCGAGGGTACGGCGCGCGTGCTGCGTGGAGGCAACGTGACGTGCGAGATCGTGGAGAAGATTAGCGGCCCGCACGACGGCGAGCGCCCCAACATCGGCGACCTCATCGCCGATGGCAAGATCGCGGTGATCATCAACACGCCGTACGGTCCGGGCTCGCGCGGCGACGGCTATCTGCTGCGCACCGAGGCCGTGCGCCGCGGCGTGACCTGCGTGACCGCGATGTCTGCCGCCAACACCTACGTGAGCGCCATCGAGGCCGTTCGCGAGGACCAACAGGGTCACGGCAGCGCCAACGACATGGGCATGGACGTCATCGCCCTGCAGGACCTGCCGCAGCACACGGTGTAG